Proteins encoded in a region of the Streptomyces sp. PCS3-D2 genome:
- a CDS encoding non-ribosomal peptide synthetase — protein sequence MMESRGFPFISVARRFPDRPALRLGARTVTYRELDELSGALAARIAARTGPGATVAVTGRDRLDHVVGLLAALRAGATYLPLDREAPEERNRWIRTDAGATLAWADGELAWVDGERGGADAVAAAAAAADPDPGTGGLRSAAGYLIYTSGTTGRPKGVHVPLAALTAHLAAAVECFGLTEDDVVLHLARPTVDVAVEQVLTTLSAGACLVVPEEQLLAPAALLELLDTEGVTVANVAAGYFQEVVGALREGARPPRGLRLMISGSDRLHPAAAERWRTATAVPLLNAYGPTETVVTATVHELSGPAGSPAAGPVGTVPIGRPLGGRRAYVLDDRLRPVAPGASGELYLGGPVLASGYHGRPGLTAGRFVADPFAPEPGARMYRTGDVVRASGTYAPLEFVGRTDHQVKVRGYRVEPGEVERALAGHPAVAAAVVVAHQGRLAAYVTGTGATAPEPAGLRAHLAELLPEHMVPATVTPLEAFPLTAGGKVDRAALPEPQAEPPAPAVGRRPPRTQAEQLIAAVWADVLGVPEVAADDNFFHLGGDSLTAVRVVGRVFDVFGMISPYTIFDAPTLSEFAAAVTAAADDGERPALERTGVTEAPLADFQRGLWFLDQWNPGAPTYIVPWVFRFAGPVDPELLRLALAGVVDRHEALRTTFALGEDGPRQIVHPSVELPFTVVETRPDAVDGLLSEAALVPFDLEAGPLVRAHLYRAGDTSTLLLLCHHIVWDEGSLPVLEAELAALYEALAAGRPADLPELAVQYADYSAWQHRDGTGERHLGHWREHLRGAPTEPVLPTDRPRPELQSFRGAFHRFAMPRPVAESVRALARSEDATPFMVLLAGLALTLHRRTGRRDLVLGSPVSVRGRAELDALIGYFVNLLPLRVRVDEGMDFRDLVRHVREVAIDGYRHQEAPFDAIAGAVMQERPDDRTEDRNPLCQVLLELHPLDARPLTVGGIPVTRELHSNPVSRFDLSISVDDRGTDFTGRFEYDSDLFDPATMADLCEAWLGTLATAVEVPVHTLFEDRAARDPQALALVCGEDRLDYGSLNTRANRLAHHLTALGVGRGDTVAVLVERGPDLVVALLAALKAGAAYTLLDPDFPADRLAGAVADCGAGLLVTHRAASPPFPVTRHLDLDTEAAAVAARPGHDPDATVTGTDLACVMFTSGSTGRPKGVAVPHRALTTTYLGQDYARFGPDEVWLQCSPVSWDAFALELYGALAFGGVCVLQPGQRPDPQAVTELTRRHGVTQLQLSASLFNFLLEEYPETYDDLKVAFTAGERASVTHVGKALDQYPDLVVANGYGPVESLGLTTCHRATPEDAAGSSIPIGLPLHGKVVHVLDGRLRPVEDGTTGELYAAGGGLALGYVGRPGLTAERFVASPFGAPGERLYRTGDLGHRTPEGVLEITGRIDDQVKIRGFRVEPGEIEDALTRHPAVAEAAVTVHEPAPGDRRLAAYVTVTAAAHAPDPGALLDHLAGMLPEHMVPATLDVLDALPLNQNGKVDRRALPAPAERRTDAPGEPLDPGQRLVADAVRDVLKLADDLGPDADFFRIGGNSLAAVRVAMRLSQQTGTRVPPQVVFRGRTVAAIAERLAAR from the coding sequence ATGATGGAATCTCGCGGTTTTCCCTTCATATCCGTCGCACGCCGGTTCCCGGACCGCCCGGCCCTGAGGCTCGGCGCCCGGACCGTCACCTACCGGGAGCTGGACGAGCTGAGCGGCGCCCTCGCCGCCCGGATCGCTGCCCGGACCGGGCCCGGCGCGACGGTGGCCGTCACCGGCCGGGACCGGCTCGACCACGTGGTCGGCCTGCTCGCCGCGCTCCGGGCCGGCGCCACCTACCTGCCGCTGGACCGGGAAGCGCCCGAGGAGCGCAACCGCTGGATCCGTACGGACGCGGGAGCCACCCTCGCCTGGGCCGACGGCGAGCTGGCCTGGGTCGACGGTGAACGGGGCGGGGCCGACGCCGTCGCCGCGGCCGCGGCCGCAGCCGACCCCGATCCGGGGACGGGCGGCCTGCGCTCCGCCGCGGGTTACCTCATCTACACCTCCGGCACCACCGGCCGTCCCAAGGGCGTGCACGTACCCCTCGCCGCGCTGACCGCTCACCTGGCCGCCGCCGTCGAGTGCTTCGGCCTCACCGAGGACGACGTGGTGCTGCACCTCGCCCGCCCCACCGTGGACGTCGCCGTGGAACAGGTGCTCACCACTCTCTCGGCCGGCGCCTGCCTCGTCGTACCGGAGGAGCAACTCCTCGCCCCCGCCGCTCTGCTGGAGCTGCTGGACACCGAGGGGGTCACCGTGGCCAACGTCGCCGCCGGATACTTCCAGGAGGTGGTCGGCGCGCTGCGCGAGGGCGCCCGTCCGCCGCGCGGCCTCCGCCTGATGATCTCCGGCAGCGACCGGCTCCACCCGGCCGCCGCCGAGCGCTGGCGGACGGCCACCGCAGTCCCCCTGCTCAACGCCTACGGCCCGACCGAGACCGTCGTCACCGCCACCGTCCACGAACTGTCCGGCCCGGCCGGCAGTCCGGCCGCCGGCCCGGTCGGCACCGTGCCGATCGGTCGCCCGCTCGGCGGACGCCGCGCGTACGTCCTGGACGACCGGCTGCGGCCGGTGGCGCCCGGCGCCTCCGGTGAGCTGTACCTCGGCGGGCCGGTGCTGGCCTCCGGCTACCACGGCCGCCCCGGTCTGACGGCGGGCCGTTTCGTCGCGGATCCCTTCGCGCCGGAGCCGGGTGCCCGGATGTACCGCACCGGTGACGTGGTTCGGGCGTCCGGCACCTATGCCCCGCTGGAGTTCGTCGGCCGCACGGACCACCAGGTGAAGGTCCGCGGCTACCGGGTGGAGCCCGGGGAGGTCGAACGGGCGCTGGCCGGTCATCCCGCCGTCGCCGCGGCGGTCGTCGTGGCCCATCAGGGCCGACTCGCCGCCTACGTGACCGGAACCGGCGCCACCGCTCCCGAACCGGCCGGGCTGCGCGCCCACCTCGCCGAGCTGCTCCCCGAGCACATGGTCCCCGCGACCGTTACGCCGCTGGAGGCCTTCCCGCTGACCGCCGGGGGCAAGGTGGACCGGGCGGCGCTGCCCGAGCCACAGGCCGAGCCGCCCGCGCCGGCCGTCGGCCGGCGCCCGCCCCGCACCCAGGCCGAGCAGCTGATCGCGGCCGTCTGGGCCGATGTGCTCGGCGTGCCCGAGGTCGCCGCCGACGACAACTTCTTCCACCTGGGCGGGGACTCCCTGACAGCGGTGCGCGTGGTCGGCCGCGTCTTCGATGTCTTCGGCATGATCTCCCCGTACACCATCTTCGACGCGCCGACCCTCTCCGAGTTCGCCGCCGCGGTCACCGCCGCCGCGGACGACGGCGAGCGCCCGGCCCTGGAGCGCACCGGCGTCACCGAGGCGCCCCTCGCGGACTTCCAGCGCGGGCTGTGGTTCCTGGACCAGTGGAACCCGGGTGCGCCCACCTACATCGTGCCCTGGGTGTTCCGCTTCGCCGGGCCGGTCGACCCGGAACTGCTCCGCCTCGCCCTGGCCGGCGTGGTCGATCGGCACGAAGCGCTGCGCACCACCTTCGCGCTGGGCGAGGACGGCCCCCGGCAGATCGTCCACCCCTCCGTGGAGCTGCCGTTCACCGTCGTGGAGACCCGCCCCGACGCCGTGGACGGCCTGCTGTCCGAGGCCGCGCTGGTGCCCTTCGACCTGGAGGCCGGCCCGCTGGTCCGCGCACACCTGTACCGCGCGGGCGACACGTCCACCCTGCTGCTGCTCTGCCACCACATCGTCTGGGACGAGGGGTCACTGCCCGTCCTGGAGGCCGAACTGGCCGCACTCTACGAGGCCCTCGCCGCCGGCCGACCCGCGGACCTGCCCGAACTCGCCGTCCAGTACGCCGACTACAGCGCCTGGCAGCACCGGGACGGCACCGGGGAACGGCATCTCGGCCACTGGCGCGAGCACCTGCGCGGCGCGCCCACCGAGCCGGTCCTCCCCACCGACCGGCCGCGTCCCGAACTCCAGTCGTTCCGCGGCGCGTTCCACCGCTTCGCGATGCCCCGGCCGGTCGCCGAGTCCGTGCGGGCTCTGGCCCGCAGCGAGGACGCGACACCGTTCATGGTGCTGCTCGCCGGGCTTGCCCTCACCCTGCACCGGCGGACCGGCCGGCGCGACCTGGTGCTCGGCTCCCCGGTGAGCGTCCGAGGACGAGCCGAACTCGACGCGCTGATCGGCTACTTCGTCAACCTGCTGCCGCTGCGCGTGCGGGTCGACGAGGGGATGGACTTCCGCGACCTGGTCCGGCACGTCCGAGAGGTCGCGATCGACGGCTACCGTCACCAGGAGGCGCCGTTCGACGCCATCGCCGGCGCCGTCATGCAGGAGCGCCCCGATGATCGGACCGAGGACCGCAACCCGCTCTGCCAGGTCCTGCTGGAGCTGCACCCGCTGGACGCCCGTCCGCTCACCGTCGGCGGCATCCCCGTCACCCGTGAGCTGCACTCCAACCCGGTCTCCCGCTTCGACCTGTCGATCTCCGTCGACGACCGGGGCACCGACTTCACCGGCCGTTTCGAGTACGACTCCGACCTGTTCGACCCCGCGACGATGGCCGACCTGTGCGAGGCCTGGCTCGGTACCCTCGCCACCGCCGTCGAAGTCCCGGTACACACGCTCTTCGAGGACCGGGCCGCCCGCGACCCGCAGGCCCTCGCGCTGGTCTGCGGCGAGGACCGCCTCGACTACGGCAGCCTCAACACACGGGCCAACCGCCTCGCCCACCACCTGACCGCTCTGGGCGTCGGCCGCGGCGACACGGTCGCCGTCCTCGTCGAGCGCGGACCGGACCTGGTGGTCGCCCTGCTGGCCGCGCTGAAGGCCGGAGCCGCCTACACCCTGCTCGACCCCGATTTCCCGGCGGACCGGCTGGCCGGCGCGGTCGCCGACTGCGGTGCGGGTCTGCTCGTCACCCACCGCGCCGCGAGCCCGCCGTTCCCCGTCACCCGCCACCTCGACCTGGACACCGAGGCCGCCGCCGTCGCTGCCCGTCCCGGCCACGACCCGGACGCGACGGTCACCGGCACGGACCTCGCATGTGTGATGTTCACCTCGGGCTCCACCGGCCGGCCCAAGGGCGTTGCCGTCCCGCACCGCGCCCTGACCACCACCTACCTCGGCCAGGACTACGCCCGCTTCGGACCCGACGAGGTCTGGCTCCAGTGCTCCCCGGTCTCCTGGGACGCCTTCGCCCTGGAGCTGTACGGTGCGCTCGCCTTCGGCGGGGTGTGCGTGCTCCAGCCCGGCCAGCGGCCCGACCCGCAGGCCGTCACCGAGCTCACCCGCCGCCACGGCGTCACCCAGCTCCAGCTGTCCGCCAGCCTGTTCAACTTCCTGCTGGAGGAGTACCCGGAGACCTACGACGACCTCAAGGTGGCTTTCACCGCCGGTGAGCGGGCCTCGGTGACCCACGTCGGCAAGGCGCTCGACCAGTACCCGGACCTGGTCGTCGCCAACGGCTACGGCCCGGTCGAGAGCCTGGGCCTCACCACCTGCCACCGGGCCACCCCCGAGGACGCGGCGGGCTCCTCCATCCCGATCGGCCTCCCGCTGCACGGCAAGGTCGTCCACGTCCTCGACGGGCGGCTGCGTCCCGTCGAGGACGGCACCACCGGCGAGCTGTACGCGGCCGGCGGCGGGCTCGCCCTCGGATACGTCGGCCGACCCGGGCTGACCGCCGAGCGGTTCGTCGCCTCCCCGTTCGGCGCCCCCGGCGAACGCCTCTACCGCACCGGCGACCTGGGCCACCGAACCCCGGAAGGAGTCCTGGAGATCACCGGCCGGATCGACGACCAGGTGAAGATCCGCGGGTTCCGCGTCGAGCCCGGCGAGATCGAGGACGCGCTCACCCGCCATCCGGCCGTGGCGGAGGCCGCCGTCACCGTCCACGAGCCCGCCCCCGGCGACCGCCGGCTCGCCGCGTACGTCACCGTCACCGCCGCGGCGCATGCGCCCGACCCGGGCGCCCTGCTGGACCACCTCGCGGGGATGCTGCCCGAGCACATGGTGCCGGCCACCCTCGACGTCCTGGACGCGCTGCCGCTCAACCAGAACGGCAAGGTCGACCGCCGCGCCCTGCCGGCCCCGGCCGAGCGCCGCACCGACGCCCCTGGCGAACCGCTCGACCCGGGCCAGCGGCTCGTCGCCGACGCCGTCCGCGACGTCCTCAAGCTGGCCGACGACCTCGGCCCGGACGCCGACTTCTTCCGGATCGGCGGCAACTCGCTGGCCGCCGTACGGGTCGCCATGCGGCTCTCCCAGCAGACCGGCACCCGGGTCCCGCCCCAGGTGGTCTTCCGGGGCCGCACCGTCGCCGCCATCGCCGAACGGCTGGCCGCCCGATGA
- a CDS encoding glutamate synthase-related protein, with amino-acid sequence MSDLCAPGFPEEEVRHRARAGAAAAFPPPGAYGRVLFGAEHGGDARPDAGRDLLDGLRITPPVLMPQRLARLIDLGREPDYRDVELTTEIGGFTSSLPVYVSALGSTRAAGGDLGLALSRQAGALGLPMVIGENVVPVNGYGRQGEAADRALLGRLRAYTGQLPDGRGGVAVQQSTEDADAEVWNLVYSDPAASPLLASGRLAFELKLGQGAKPGLGGMTVLDAEAATRVGDRYGLDDVFGDGRVLRSSTPGTFTAEILRQQIRLMRNNFPRARVWVKLHPGRDVAEAARVAAEAGADAVTVDGAEGGTGWAPGAFPDQVGLPLAECLRRLAAAGPPPCLLVSGRMWEGGRAVKSLALGARAVGLGRAALLATAEDPQDGLIRFAECLALELRLLISALGKYAPEALDRDDVWSPDFPGNPAAG; translated from the coding sequence GTGAGCGACCTCTGCGCGCCCGGCTTCCCCGAGGAGGAGGTGCGGCACCGCGCCCGGGCCGGAGCGGCGGCCGCCTTCCCGCCGCCCGGCGCGTACGGCCGGGTCCTGTTCGGCGCGGAGCACGGAGGGGACGCCCGGCCGGACGCGGGGCGCGATCTGCTCGACGGGCTCCGGATCACCCCGCCGGTCCTCATGCCGCAGCGGCTCGCCCGGTTGATCGACCTCGGCCGTGAGCCCGACTACCGGGACGTCGAACTGACCACCGAGATAGGCGGGTTCACCTCGTCCCTGCCGGTGTACGTGTCGGCGCTCGGCTCCACACGGGCGGCCGGCGGCGACCTCGGCCTCGCGCTCAGCCGGCAGGCGGGCGCGCTCGGCCTCCCCATGGTGATCGGTGAGAACGTCGTGCCCGTGAACGGCTACGGCAGGCAGGGCGAGGCGGCCGACCGGGCGCTCCTCGGTCGCCTGCGCGCCTACACCGGGCAACTGCCCGACGGACGGGGCGGGGTCGCCGTCCAGCAGTCCACCGAGGACGCCGACGCCGAGGTGTGGAACCTCGTCTACAGCGACCCGGCTGCGTCGCCGCTCCTGGCGTCCGGCCGGCTGGCCTTCGAGCTGAAACTCGGGCAGGGGGCCAAGCCCGGCCTCGGCGGGATGACCGTCCTGGACGCCGAAGCGGCCACGCGGGTCGGCGACCGGTACGGGCTGGACGACGTGTTCGGGGACGGCCGGGTCCTGCGCTCCAGTACTCCCGGCACCTTCACCGCGGAGATCCTGCGCCAGCAGATCCGGCTCATGCGCAACAACTTCCCCCGCGCCCGGGTGTGGGTGAAGTTGCATCCCGGCCGGGACGTCGCGGAGGCCGCCCGGGTGGCTGCCGAGGCGGGTGCGGACGCCGTCACCGTGGACGGTGCCGAGGGCGGCACCGGCTGGGCCCCCGGGGCCTTCCCGGACCAGGTCGGCCTGCCGCTCGCGGAGTGCCTGCGCCGGCTGGCGGCCGCCGGTCCGCCACCGTGCCTGCTGGTCTCCGGTCGGATGTGGGAGGGCGGCAGGGCGGTGAAGAGCCTGGCGCTCGGCGCCCGCGCGGTGGGCCTGGGACGGGCCGCCCTGCTCGCCACCGCCGAGGATCCGCAGGACGGGCTGATCCGTTTCGCGGAGTGCCTCGCACTGGAACTCCGGCTGCTGATCAGCGCCCTCGGAAAATACGCGCCGGAGGCGCTGGACCGCGACGACGTCTGGTCCCCGGATTTCCCCGGAAATCCTGCCGCCGGATAA
- a CDS encoding asparagine synthetase A — MTTDGHTAPVAPLPDPGRHLTAPATRSALRIQHQLLFAAREFLRGRGFTELLPPIIGPVTDPGSRGSKQVDVDFYGHRYKLMTSAILYKQASLLAFDKIFCIAPNVRLEPLETAGTSRHLAEFHQLDVEMAGASRDDAVRLVEDLVVYMVDSTVRELPKEFAELGRDTAAFTELLKGSFGRMRHAEAVSELRGLGHPQSPDAELDWGGEALLSAQRDRPFFVTDYPKGSRGFYDRENPEQPGLLKNFDLIAAEGYGELCSGSQRTNDYAEIVTRMRETGENPQKYRWYLDLVREGVPGSAGFGVGVERLTRYVAGLDAVWQASAFPKLAGVVSP, encoded by the coding sequence ATGACCACCGACGGGCACACGGCCCCTGTCGCGCCGCTCCCCGACCCCGGGCGCCACCTGACCGCCCCGGCCACCCGCAGTGCGCTGCGGATCCAGCACCAACTGCTGTTCGCAGCACGTGAGTTCCTGCGCGGACGCGGCTTCACCGAGCTGCTCCCGCCGATCATCGGGCCGGTCACCGACCCCGGCTCGCGCGGCTCCAAGCAGGTCGACGTCGACTTCTACGGCCACCGCTACAAACTGATGACGAGCGCGATCCTCTACAAGCAGGCATCGCTGCTGGCTTTCGACAAGATCTTCTGCATCGCCCCCAACGTCAGACTGGAACCGCTGGAGACCGCCGGCACCAGCCGCCACCTGGCCGAGTTCCACCAGCTCGACGTGGAGATGGCCGGCGCGAGCCGCGACGACGCCGTCCGGCTCGTCGAGGACCTCGTGGTGTACATGGTCGACAGCACGGTCCGCGAGCTGCCGAAGGAGTTCGCGGAACTCGGCCGGGACACTGCCGCGTTCACCGAACTGCTCAAGGGGTCCTTCGGTCGGATGCGGCACGCCGAGGCCGTCTCCGAGTTGCGAGGACTCGGCCACCCGCAGAGCCCGGACGCGGAACTCGACTGGGGCGGCGAGGCGTTGCTCTCGGCGCAGCGGGACCGGCCGTTCTTCGTCACCGACTACCCCAAGGGCTCGCGCGGCTTCTACGACCGGGAGAACCCTGAGCAGCCCGGCCTCCTGAAGAACTTCGACCTGATCGCCGCCGAGGGCTATGGCGAGCTGTGCAGCGGCAGTCAGCGCACCAACGACTACGCGGAGATCGTCACCCGGATGAGGGAGACCGGCGAGAACCCGCAGAAGTACCGCTGGTACCTCGACCTGGTCCGCGAAGGCGTCCCCGGCAGCGCGGGCTTCGGTGTCGGCGTGGAGCGGCTGACTCGCTACGTCGCCGGACTGGACGCCGTCTGGCAGGCCAGCGCCTTCCCGAAGCTGGCCGGGGTGGTGTCACCGTGA